The following coding sequences are from one Formosa haliotis window:
- a CDS encoding glycoside hydrolase family 65 protein, with amino-acid sequence MNQDYIKPDNWSIIEEGFDVERVKSSESLFSIGNGAMGQRANFEEYYSGPTFQGSYIAGVYYPDKTRVGWWKNGYPEYFAKVLNAPSWIGINVFVNGMPLDLFTCTSVSDFKRELNMKAGFLSRTFKAVLANGTEIQVEAKRFLSLDYDELGAISYSVTPLNGDAEITFEPYLDSGITNEDSNWDDKFWETTAVSQDGNMGFIEAYTMKTEFKTCTFMASEYFLDEKKLEAKEEVSHTDRSITFKYTSAVKQNQTFSIHKYGGYTVDRNHEANFLIAAAKDVIKKAMALGFQHLLTQQELAWAKIWDMADITIEGDVKAQQGIRFNIMQLNHTYLGKDARLNIGPKGFTGEKYGGSTYWDTEAYCIPFYMATKDQKVARNLLEYRYNHLDRAIENAEKLGFTNGAALYPMVTMNGEECHNEWEITFEEIHRNGAIAFAIFNYHRYTNDYSYIPEKGLEVLIGIARFWQQRATLSKVHNKYVILGVTGPNEYENNVNNNFYTNYIAKWCIDYAIENIKKVAAEYEADFDRIQDKVNLTEAELRQWKAVTSDMYLPFSEEHNVYLQQDGFLDKELITVADLDKASRPINQKWSWDRILRSPYIKQADTLQGFYFFEDHFTTEELERHFDFYEPFTVHESSLSPCVHSIQAAKLDRMDQAYQFYLRTSRLDLDDYNKEVEEGLHITSMAGTWMSIVEGFGGMRIKNNTLSFEPKIPEQWDAYSFKVNFRNQIVKVHVTQKGAEFKLEKGNELEILSFGETLMLRLED; translated from the coding sequence ATGAATCAAGATTATATTAAACCAGACAATTGGTCGATTATAGAAGAAGGATTTGATGTAGAACGCGTTAAATCGTCAGAGAGTTTATTTAGTATTGGAAACGGTGCTATGGGGCAACGTGCAAATTTTGAAGAGTACTATTCGGGGCCAACATTTCAGGGGAGTTATATTGCCGGAGTGTATTACCCTGATAAAACCCGAGTAGGTTGGTGGAAAAACGGTTACCCAGAATATTTTGCTAAAGTACTTAATGCGCCAAGTTGGATTGGAATTAATGTCTTTGTTAACGGCATGCCTTTAGATTTATTTACCTGTACATCTGTTTCAGATTTTAAACGTGAGTTAAACATGAAAGCAGGATTTTTGTCGCGTACGTTTAAAGCAGTGCTTGCAAACGGGACAGAAATTCAGGTAGAAGCTAAGCGCTTTTTAAGTTTAGATTATGATGAGTTAGGAGCCATTTCTTATAGTGTAACGCCTTTAAATGGTGATGCCGAAATTACCTTCGAACCCTATTTAGATTCGGGTATAACTAACGAAGATAGTAACTGGGATGATAAATTTTGGGAAACTACAGCGGTGTCTCAAGACGGGAATATGGGCTTTATTGAAGCCTACACCATGAAAACAGAATTTAAAACCTGTACGTTTATGGCTTCAGAATATTTCCTGGACGAAAAGAAATTGGAAGCTAAAGAAGAGGTGTCTCATACCGATAGATCAATCACCTTTAAATATACTTCAGCAGTAAAACAAAATCAAACATTTTCTATTCATAAATATGGAGGATATACTGTAGATCGTAATCATGAAGCGAATTTTTTAATAGCAGCAGCAAAAGATGTAATTAAAAAAGCAATGGCTTTAGGGTTTCAGCATTTGTTAACTCAGCAAGAACTGGCCTGGGCTAAAATTTGGGACATGGCCGATATTACTATCGAAGGCGATGTAAAAGCGCAGCAAGGTATCCGATTTAATATCATGCAATTAAATCATACCTATTTAGGTAAAGATGCACGATTAAATATTGGTCCTAAAGGATTTACTGGCGAAAAATATGGAGGAAGTACCTATTGGGATACCGAAGCGTATTGTATTCCGTTTTACATGGCTACTAAAGACCAGAAAGTTGCCCGTAATTTGCTAGAATACCGTTATAATCATTTAGATCGTGCCATTGAAAATGCAGAAAAATTAGGATTTACTAACGGCGCAGCATTGTATCCTATGGTGACTATGAATGGTGAAGAATGCCATAACGAATGGGAAATTACCTTCGAGGAAATTCATAGAAATGGTGCCATAGCATTTGCTATATTTAACTATCACCGCTATACAAACGACTACAGCTATATTCCAGAAAAAGGATTAGAAGTGTTAATCGGAATTGCTCGTTTTTGGCAACAACGTGCTACTTTATCTAAAGTGCATAATAAGTATGTTATTCTTGGAGTTACAGGACCAAATGAGTACGAAAATAACGTGAATAATAATTTTTACACCAATTATATAGCCAAGTGGTGTATAGATTATGCCATCGAAAACATTAAAAAAGTAGCTGCGGAGTATGAAGCAGATTTCGATAGAATTCAAGACAAAGTAAACCTTACTGAAGCTGAATTAAGACAATGGAAAGCGGTAACGAGCGACATGTATTTACCATTCTCGGAAGAGCATAATGTATATTTACAACAAGATGGCTTCTTAGATAAAGAACTTATTACTGTAGCCGACTTAGATAAAGCGTCTCGCCCAATTAATCAGAAATGGTCTTGGGATCGCATTTTGCGTTCGCCATATATTAAGCAAGCAGATACCTTACAGGGATTTTACTTTTTTGAAGATCATTTTACAACCGAAGAACTTGAGCGTCATTTCGATTTCTACGAACCGTTTACTGTTCACGAAAGTTCTTTATCGCCTTGCGTGCACAGTATTCAAGCCGCGAAATTAGACCGTATGGACCAGGCGTACCAATTTTATTTAAGAACCTCGCGTTTAGATTTAGACGATTATAATAAAGAAGTCGAAGAAGGCCTTCATATTACCTCTATGGCAGGAACTTGGATGAGTATTGTTGAAGGTTTTGGAGGTATGCGTATTAAAAATAATACCCTGTCTTTCGAACCTAAAATTCCAGAACAGTGGGACGCTTATTCGTTTAAAGTCAACTTTAGAAATCAGATTGTAAAAGTTCATGTCACTCAAAAAGGAGCTGAATTTAAACTCGAAAAAGGAAACGAATTAGAAATCTTATCGTTTGGTGAAACCTTGATGTTGAGGTTAGAAGATTGA
- the pgmB gene encoding beta-phosphoglucomutase, translating into MKTKGFIFDLDGVIVDTAKYHFLAWKNLANSLDFDFTETQNEQLKGVSRVESLKKILAWGNKTVSDAKFQELMTLKNTEYLEFIDNMDESEILPDVPKVLDYLIDENQGIALGSASKNARRILEKVHLLPKFQSIVDGNDVSKAKPDPEVFLNAATALNIKPEDCVVFEDSVAGVQAANTANMISIGIGSQDVLYEADYVFKDFTEISTEFLNKIINN; encoded by the coding sequence ATGAAAACAAAAGGATTTATTTTTGATCTAGACGGTGTTATTGTTGATACCGCTAAATATCACTTCCTGGCTTGGAAAAACCTAGCTAACAGTTTAGATTTCGATTTTACCGAAACCCAAAACGAACAGCTTAAAGGTGTAAGCCGTGTAGAATCGCTAAAAAAAATATTAGCTTGGGGAAATAAAACGGTTTCCGATGCTAAATTTCAAGAGTTAATGACCTTAAAAAATACAGAGTATTTAGAGTTTATTGATAATATGGATGAGAGCGAAATTTTACCCGATGTACCTAAAGTGTTAGATTATTTAATTGATGAGAACCAAGGCATCGCCCTGGGGTCGGCAAGTAAAAACGCAAGAAGAATTTTAGAAAAAGTACATTTATTACCAAAATTCCAGTCTATTGTAGATGGTAACGATGTTAGCAAAGCCAAACCAGATCCCGAAGTATTTTTAAATGCCGCTACGGCATTAAACATAAAGCCAGAAGACTGTGTGGTTTTCGAGGATTCTGTTGCGGGTGTACAAGCAGCAAATACTGCCAACATGATTTCAATAGGTATAGGAAGTCAAGATGTGTTATATGAAGCCGATTATGTTTTTAAAGACTTCACGGAGATTTCAACAGAATTTTTAAATAAAATAATTAATAACTAG